The Fischerella sp. PCC 9605 genome contains a region encoding:
- a CDS encoding aldo/keto reductase, with translation MAVVNAAPYGSGILAKGPDAHARYAYQDAPEGMIARTRRINEVCQNCNVPLAAAALQFCLREARITSTIVGMSRPERLEQTLALAKHPIPDSLWVDIDTIGYETEDPEAGRWG, from the coding sequence GTGGCGGTAGTCAACGCAGCACCGTACGGTAGTGGCATATTGGCCAAGGGACCGGACGCTCACGCTCGCTATGCCTATCAAGACGCGCCAGAGGGGATGATCGCACGCACGCGGCGAATTAACGAAGTCTGTCAGAACTGCAACGTACCACTAGCGGCTGCGGCACTACAGTTCTGTTTGCGCGAAGCACGCATTACATCAACAATCGTTGGTATGAGTCGTCCTGAGCGCTTGGAGCAAACACTCGCTCTGGCCAAGCATCCAATTCCAGACTCATTGTGGGTCGATATTGACACGATTGGCTACGAAACGGAAGACCCTGAAGCAGGTCGGTGGGGATAA